The following coding sequences are from one Onychostoma macrolepis isolate SWU-2019 chromosome 24, ASM1243209v1, whole genome shotgun sequence window:
- the ghsrb gene encoding growth hormone secretagogue receptor type 1: MTNWTNVSSCAFSKTLCAEDIMDSNATADDFEYPVHLFPVPILTGITVTCSFLFLVGIAGNLLTILVVTKYKDMRTTTNLYLCSMALSDLLIFLCMPLDLYRVWRYRPWNFGDELCKLFQFVSESCTYSTILNITALSVERYFAICFPFRAKVIVTRGRVKGVILLLWTVALCSAGPIFILVGVEHENGTNPWETNECKATEYAIRSGLLTMMVWVSSVFFFLPVLCLTVLYSLIGRRLWRRKENPVGPISSREKNNKQTVKMLAVVVLAFVLCWLPFHVGRYLFSKSSEANSPLISQISEYCNLVSFVLFYLSAAINPILYNLMSKKYRSAACKLFRGKRAPGRSVQSIVNTESFSVWHEYSWST, from the exons ATGACTAATTGGACAAACGTGTCCAGCTGCGCGTTCAGCAAAACTTTATGCGCTGAGGACATTATGGATAGTAATGCAACTGCTGATGACTTTGAGTATCCGGTCCATCTCTTCCCAGTCCCTATCCTGACTGGCATCACAGTGACGTGCTCTTTCCTGTTCCTCGTCGGAATTGCTGGGAACCTGTTGACCATCCTGGTGGTCACCAAATACAAAGACATGCGAACCACCACCAACCTTTACCTCTGCAGCATGGCACTCTCAGACCTGCTGATTTTCCTCTGCATGCCCCTCGACCTGTACCGGGTCTGGCGGTACCGACCGTGGAACTTCGGCGACGAGCTGTGCAAACTCTTTCAGTTTGTGAGCGAAAGCTGCACGTACTCCACCATCCTCAACATCACCGCGCTCAGCGTGGAGAGATACTTCGCCATCTGTTTTCCCTTCAGGGCAAAAGTCATCGTCACGCGGGGTCGGGTAAAAGGGGTGATTTTACTCCTCTGGACTGTGGCTCTGTGCAGCGCCGGACCCATATTCATTCTGGTTGGGGTCGAGCACGAGAACGGCACCAACCCCTGGGAGACCAATGAGTGTAAAGCCACCGAGTACGCCATCCGCTCCGGACTGCTTACTATGATGGTCTGGGTCTCCAGCGTGTTCTTCTTCCTCCCGGTCCTCTGTTTGACTGTGTTGTACAGCCTCATAGGCAGAAGACTGTGGAGAAGAAAGGAGAATCCCGTCGGACCCATTTCTAGTCGggaaaagaacaataaacaaacGGTCAAAATGCTGG CTGTGGTGGTTCTAGCGTTTGTTCTCTGCTGGCTGCCGTTCCACGTGGGTCGTTATCTCTTCTCCAAGTCATCCGAGGCCAATTCTCCTCTCATCTCCCAAATCAGCGAATACTGCAACCTGGTCTCATTCGTGCTGTTTTACCTCAGCGCCGCGATCAACCCCATCCTCTACAACCTCATGTCAAAGAAGTACAGGAGCGCGGCGTGCAAACTGTTCAGAGGGAAGCGTGCTCCTGGACGATCGGTGCAGAGCATCGTGAACACTGAGAGTTTTTCGGTGTGGCATGAATACAGCTGGAGCACGTGA